A region of the Vibrio chagasii genome:
ATTTGCTGTATTTAAACAATTTTATTGTTAATAGCTATATGCATCACAGAAATTATCCCTGAAGCACATACAATCCCTCTTGTTTTCGAATGAGCGTATATTTTTTCGTTCGAGCATTTTATATTTCCTTCGCCCAATAATATGAGGTTCCTATGTTTGGAATATTCAAACCTATGGCGCATATCGATCGCTTGTCATCAGATAAGATCGATAGCACTTACACACGATTACGATGGCAACTGTTCATCGGTATTTTTGTTGGCTATGCGGGTTACTACCTAGTCCGTAAAAACTTCAGTTTGGCAATGCCTTACTTGATTGAACAGGGTTTCAGCCGTGGTGAGCTGGGTGTGGCATTAGCAGCCGTATCTATTGCTTACGGTTTATCTAAATTCTTAATGGGTAGCGTTTCTGACCGTTCTAACCCTCGTTATTTCCTCAGTGGTGGCTTGTTAATGTCGGCACTGGTTATGTTCTGCTTTGGTTTCATGCCTTGGGCAACCGGCAGCATCACCGCAATGTTTATTCTTCTATTCTTAAACGGTTGGTTCCAAGGTATGGGTTGGCCAGCGTGTGGGCGAACCATGGTGCACTGGTGGTCACGTAAAGAGCGTGGTGAGATCGTGTCGGTATGGAACGTGGCTCACAACGTGGGTGGTGGCTTGATTGGTCCAATGTTCTTATTGGGTCTGTGGGCTTTTAACGACGATTGGCGAACCGCTTTTTATGTTCCTGCATTTTTTGCCACTCTCGTTGCTATTTTCATTTGGTTCACAGTAAGAGATACCCCTCAATCTTGTGGTCTACCGCCGATTGAAGAGCACAAAAACGACTACCCAGATGACTACGACAAATCTCACGAAACTGAGATGACAGCGAAAGAGATCTTCTTTAAGTACGTATTCAATAACAAACTGTTGTGGTCTATCGCGATTGCAAACGCGTTCGTTTACCTAATTCGTTATGGCGTACTGGACTGGGCTCCTGTTTACCTAAAAGAAGCGAAAGACTTCTCTGTAGATAAATCTTCTTGGGCTTACTTCTTGTATGAGTGGGCAGGTATTCCTGGCACGCTATTGTGTGGTTGGATTTCAGATAAGCTATTCAAGGGCCGCCGTGCTCCAGCAGGTATCTTGTTCATGGTATTGGTGACTATCGCCGTTCTAGTTTACTGGTTTAACCCGGCAGGTAACCCAACTATTGATATGCTGGCACTGATTGCGATTGGTTTCCTAATCTATGGCCCAGTAATGCTAATTGGTCTATACGCACTTGAACTTGCACCTAAGAAAGCTGCGGGTACAGCGGCAGGTCTAACAGGTCTATTTGGTTACTTAGGTGGCGCAGTTGCAGCAAACGCAGTGCTTGGCTTCATGGTTGACCATTACGGATGGGATGGTGGTTTCACTATCTTGGTGGGTGCTTGTGTTGCTTCAATCATCTGTCTGCTGTACGCGTTTGTCGGTGAGCGTAAGCACCATGAAGAGAAAAGCCTTGAGCGAGAGAAAGAGGCAATAGCTTAATCATTCTTTAACTCAACAGCATCATACTAATAATTAAACGAGGCAGGGATAACCTGCCTCTATTATATCAAGGAATAGAACAATGAAAACAACGTCACTGTCCCTGACTCTATTGGCTCTAAGCTTATCGGCTAACGCCTTTGCCGATCCTTTGGTTATTGCTCACCGAGGCGCATCGGGTTATTTACCTGAACACACTCTGCCTGCTAAGGCTCTTGCTTATGCAATGAAGCCGGACTACATCGAACAAGATGTTGTGATGACCAAAGACGACCAACTTGTCGTACTTCACGATCATTATCTAGATCGCGTTACCGATGTTGCTGAGCGCTTTCCTGACCGTGCGCGTGAAGATGGGCGCTTCTACGCGATAGACTTTACGCTCGCTGAGATTAAATCATTAAGAGTGACAGAAGGCTTTAAGCTCGATGAGCAAGGGAACAAAGTCGCAGGTTACCCAACACGCTTCCCAATGTGGCAGTCTGATTTCCGAGTACCAACGTTTGCAGAAGAAATCGAAATGATCCAAGGCTTGAATAAGACCCTTGGTTATGACGTTGGTATCTACCCAGAAATCAAAGCACCTTGGTTCCACCGTCATGAAGGGAAAGACATTTCTAAAGCGGTACTGGCTACCTTGCATCAATATGGTTACCTATCTAAAGACGATAAGGTCTACTTGCAGTGTTTCGATGCGAACGAACTAAAACGTATAAACGACGAACTCATGCCTGCGATGGAAATGGACCTCAAGCTGGTTCAGCTAATGGCTTATACGGACTGGAATGAAACCATGACTTACAAAGGCGATGTAGCAACACCTTATAGTTACGATTGGATGTTCGAGAAAGGCGGTATGGCAAAAGTGGCGACTTATGCTGACGGTATTGGCCCTTGGAAACCTATGCTGGTGGACGATGCATCAACCAAAGACAACATCATCATAAAGCCGTTGATGAAATCAGCGAAAGACGCAGGCTTAGATG
Encoded here:
- the glpT gene encoding glycerol-3-phosphate transporter, giving the protein MFGIFKPMAHIDRLSSDKIDSTYTRLRWQLFIGIFVGYAGYYLVRKNFSLAMPYLIEQGFSRGELGVALAAVSIAYGLSKFLMGSVSDRSNPRYFLSGGLLMSALVMFCFGFMPWATGSITAMFILLFLNGWFQGMGWPACGRTMVHWWSRKERGEIVSVWNVAHNVGGGLIGPMFLLGLWAFNDDWRTAFYVPAFFATLVAIFIWFTVRDTPQSCGLPPIEEHKNDYPDDYDKSHETEMTAKEIFFKYVFNNKLLWSIAIANAFVYLIRYGVLDWAPVYLKEAKDFSVDKSSWAYFLYEWAGIPGTLLCGWISDKLFKGRRAPAGILFMVLVTIAVLVYWFNPAGNPTIDMLALIAIGFLIYGPVMLIGLYALELAPKKAAGTAAGLTGLFGYLGGAVAANAVLGFMVDHYGWDGGFTILVGACVASIICLLYAFVGERKHHEEKSLEREKEAIA
- the glpQ gene encoding glycerophosphodiester phosphodiesterase, with the protein product MKTTSLSLTLLALSLSANAFADPLVIAHRGASGYLPEHTLPAKALAYAMKPDYIEQDVVMTKDDQLVVLHDHYLDRVTDVAERFPDRAREDGRFYAIDFTLAEIKSLRVTEGFKLDEQGNKVAGYPTRFPMWQSDFRVPTFAEEIEMIQGLNKTLGYDVGIYPEIKAPWFHRHEGKDISKAVLATLHQYGYLSKDDKVYLQCFDANELKRINDELMPAMEMDLKLVQLMAYTDWNETMTYKGDVATPYSYDWMFEKGGMAKVATYADGIGPWKPMLVDDASTKDNIIIKPLMKSAKDAGLDVHPYTFRVDPGRIPGYVDNFDGMLDVFYNQVKVDGVFTDFPDKAVDFLNR